Proteins encoded by one window of Glycine soja cultivar W05 chromosome 15, ASM419377v2, whole genome shotgun sequence:
- the LOC114388606 gene encoding vesicle-associated membrane protein 724-like, whose product MSQESFIYSFVARGTMVLAEYTEFTGNFPAIAAQCLQKLPSSNNKFTYNCDHHTFNFLVEDGYAYCVVAKESVSKQISIAFLERVKADFKKRYGGGKADTAIAKSLNKEFGPVMKEHMKYIIDHAEEIVKLIKVKAQVSEVKSIMLENIDKAIDRGENLTILADKTETLRSQAQDFRKQGTQVRRKMWYQNMKIKLVVLGILLFLVLVIWLSICGGFDCTN is encoded by the exons ATGAGTCAGGAATCGTTTATATATAGCTTCGTGGCTCGTGGGACGATGGTGTTGGCTGAGTACACGGAGTTCACTGGAAACTTCCCTGCCATTGCAGCTCAGTGTCTTCAGAAGCTTCCATCTTCCAACAACAAGTTCACTTACAACTGTGACCACCACACCTTCAATTTCCTAGTTGAAGATGGTTATG CTTACTGTGTTGTTGCCAAGGAATCTGTTAGCAAGCAGATCTCTATTGCTTTCCTTGAACGTGTCAAAGCTGACTTCAAGAAAAGATATGGTGGTGGAAAAGCAGATACAGCTATTGCCAAGAGTCTGAACAAGGAGTTTGG ACCAGTTATGAAAGAGCACATGAAGTACATCATCGATCATGCTGAAGAGATAGTAAAGCTAATAAAAGTGAAGGCTCAAGTTTCAGAAGTTAAGAGTATCATGTTAGAAAATATAGACAAG GCCATTGATAGAGGAGAGAATCTAACTATTCTTGCAGATAAGACGGAGACATTGCGTTCACAG GCTCAAGATTTCAGAAAGCAAGGAACACAAGTCCGTCGGAAGATGTGGTATCAgaacatgaaaattaaattggtTGTTCTGggaattttgttgtttttggtcTTGGTTATCTGGCTTTCTATCTGTGGTGGATTTGACTGTACAAACTAG
- the LOC114386353 gene encoding heavy metal-associated isoprenylated plant protein 35-like: protein MQEGEGRKNHALILQNNAVGEVCPSVIVTLYFDSHPSLPAQFAPQQSAHPQVHSWHFLPFFLLYAPHSLLLSLLPSLKSLQSFNSSFNFPLSMDAKRPQLATQPLNYQTWFLKVSIHCEGCRRKVKKVLKSIDGVFTATIDQQQQKVTVTGSVGVEILLRKLVRAGKHAEMWPENLNRDKKISGKGHKKNEAREPQSLENKGTENATTANCNSGNKSSNNSPEKSPSGDHVPAESGGGGSGKKKKKKVQSGDGNGRSSLSSEAAASTGAPANTGLQFEDLVGQVNVSPPRQQSLSYPETAYYPSMVYVSVYDRFYPSYYYVPSSPYIRAGLDQDGYYHVQSAPLVSFEIFSDENANGCSVM, encoded by the exons ATGCAAGAAGGGGAAGGTAGAAAAAATCATGCTCTAATATTGCAAAATAATGCAGTAGGAGAAGTGTGTCCTTCTGTCATTGTCACATTATACTTTGATAGCCATCCATCCTTGCCTGCACAGTTTGCTCCCCAACAGAGTGCACACCCCCAAGTACATTCTTGGcattttctccctttttttttattgtatgccCCACACtcacttcttctttctctccttcCAAGTCTCAAATCCCTTCAATCCTTCAATTCAAGTTTCAACTTCCCTCTCTCAATGGATGCAAAACGTCCTCAACTTGCTACACAACCTTTGAACTATCAG ACATGGTTCTTGAAAGTTTCCATCCACTGTGAAGGTTGCAGGAGGAAAGTAAAGAAGGTTCTGAAGAGCATTGACG GTGTTTTCACTGCAACAATAGACCAACAGCAGCAGAAAGTAACAGTCACTGGAAGTGTTGGCGTAGAGATTCTTCTCAGGAAACTCGTCAGAGCAGGAAAACACGCCGAGATGTGGCCGGAGAATCTCAACCGTGACAAAAAAATCTCCGGCAAAGGGCACAAGAAGAATGAAGCAAGAGAACCACAGAGCTTGGAAAACAAGGGAACTGAAAATGCTACTACTGCCAATTGTAACAGTGGCAACAAGAGCAGCAACAACTCGCCGGAAAAGTCCCCCTCCGGTGACCATGTTCCGGCGgagagtggtggtggtggttctggcaagaagaagaaaaagaaagttcagAGTGGTGATGGCAATGGGAGAAGTAGTTTGAGTTCAGAAGCAGCAGCATCTACTGGTGCACCTGCAAACACTGGATTGCAGTTTGAGGATCTTGTGGGCCAGGTGAATGTTAGCCCGCCACGTCAGCAATCGTTGTCGTACCCAGAAACTGCTTATTATCCTTCGATGGTTTATGTTTCAGTTTATGACAGATTTTATCCTTCTTATTACTATGTTCCATCTTCACCCTACATCCGTGCTGGTCTAGACCAAGAC
- the LOC114388607 gene encoding uncharacterized protein LOC114388607 produces MHVAGKFRYPTQRTSTTPNTTLTKPRSDSNSNSESNPSTTIQRNLLLLNSPIPSSMENPDSSLPLSIKKENVTPITSKIAELNESRSELLGRVQSLKQDLQSWRSKLDTQVKVYRDELSELKKTLNVEVDQLRAEFQDLRTTLQQQQEDVTASLRNLGLQDASDVKHAPSQETKIEKIVKEEQVVVPEEDNSSKVAET; encoded by the exons ATGCACGTCGCTGGCAAGTTTCGATATCCCACGCAACG TACTAGTACTACCCCCAACACAACACTCACCAAACCACGCTCCGATTCAAATTCCAACTCCGAATCAAACCCTAGTACAACAATCCAACgaaaccttcttcttctcaattCTCCGATCCCATCCTCAATGGAAAACCCGGattcctctcttcctctctCCATC aAGAAGGAGAACGTCACTCCCATTACCTCTAAAATCGCG GAACTTAATGAATCGAGATCGGAGCTTCTGGGCAGAGTTCAGAGTTTGAAACAG GATTTGCAAAGTTGGAGGTCGAAGTTAGATACACAAGTCAAGGTCTATCGCGAC GAGCTGTCAGAACTTAAGAAAACACTTAATGTTGAAGTGGACCAACTTCGAGCA gaATTTCAAGATCTGAGGACTACCCTTCAGCAGCAACAAGAGGATGTCACTGCTAGCTTAAGAAACTTGGGG CTTCAGGATGCCTCAGATGTCAAGCATGCTCCGTCGCAGGAGACAAAGATTGAAAAAATTGTCAAGGAAGAACAGGTGGTGGTACCTGAAGAAGATAATAGCAGCAAAGTAGCTGAAACTTAA